A portion of the Streptomyces coeruleoprunus genome contains these proteins:
- a CDS encoding glycosyltransferase family 4 protein produces MTAEAMEASPRVGPAAADGDRPLRIALLTYKGNPFCGGQGVYVRHLSRELARLGHRVEVIGSQPYPVLDTVGDGVTLTELPSLDLYRQPDPFRTPKRDEYRDWIDALEVATMWTGGFPEPLTFSLRARRLLAARRGDFDVVHDNQTLGYGLLAPLGAPLVTTIHHPITVDRQLELDAAQDWKRRASVRRWYAFTRMQKRVARRLPSVLTVSGSSRQEIVDHLGVRPDRISVVHIGADTDLWSPDPSVAEVPGRIVTTSSADVPLKGLVHLVEALAKLRTEIPDAHLVVVGRRAEDGPVARTIEKYGLEGAVDFVKGITDAELVDLVRSAQVACVPSLYEGFSLPAAEAMATGTPLVATTGGAIPEVAGPDGETCLAVPPGDAGALATALARLLGPGGEELRTRLGAAGRARVLDRFTWARAAQGTAELYRAAIAARPAPRGAAR; encoded by the coding sequence GTGACCGCAGAGGCCATGGAGGCAAGCCCCCGCGTGGGGCCGGCGGCCGCCGACGGAGACCGTCCGCTGCGCATCGCGCTCCTCACCTACAAGGGCAACCCCTTCTGCGGCGGCCAGGGCGTCTACGTGCGCCACCTCTCCCGCGAGCTGGCCCGCCTCGGCCACCGCGTCGAGGTCATCGGCTCCCAGCCCTACCCGGTCCTCGACACCGTCGGCGACGGCGTCACCCTCACCGAGCTGCCCAGCCTCGACCTCTACCGCCAGCCCGACCCGTTCCGCACCCCGAAGCGCGACGAGTACCGCGACTGGATCGACGCCCTGGAGGTCGCCACCATGTGGACCGGCGGCTTCCCCGAGCCGCTGACCTTCTCCCTGCGCGCCCGCCGCCTCCTCGCGGCCCGCCGCGGCGACTTCGACGTCGTCCACGACAACCAGACCCTCGGCTACGGGCTGCTCGCCCCGCTCGGCGCCCCCCTGGTCACCACGATCCACCACCCCATCACCGTCGACCGGCAGCTGGAGCTGGACGCCGCCCAGGACTGGAAGCGCCGCGCCTCCGTCCGCCGCTGGTACGCCTTCACGCGCATGCAGAAGCGCGTCGCGCGCCGCCTGCCCTCCGTCCTCACCGTCTCCGGCTCCTCCCGCCAGGAGATCGTCGACCACCTCGGCGTACGCCCCGACCGCATCAGCGTCGTCCACATCGGCGCCGACACCGACCTGTGGTCGCCCGACCCGTCGGTCGCCGAGGTGCCCGGCCGGATCGTCACCACCTCCAGCGCCGACGTCCCCCTCAAGGGTCTCGTCCACCTCGTCGAGGCCCTCGCCAAGCTGCGCACCGAGATCCCCGACGCCCACCTCGTCGTCGTCGGACGGCGCGCCGAGGACGGCCCCGTGGCCCGCACCATCGAGAAGTACGGCCTCGAAGGCGCCGTCGACTTCGTCAAGGGCATCACCGACGCCGAACTCGTCGACCTCGTCCGCAGCGCCCAGGTCGCCTGCGTCCCCTCCCTGTACGAGGGGTTCTCGCTGCCCGCCGCCGAGGCCATGGCCACCGGCACGCCCCTCGTCGCCACGACCGGCGGCGCCATACCCGAGGTCGCCGGACCCGACGGCGAGACCTGCCTGGCCGTCCCGCCCGGCGACGCGGGCGCCCTCGCGACGGCCCTCGCCCGCCTGCTCGGCCCGGGCGGCGAGGAACTGCGCACCCGCCTCGGCGCGGCCGGCCGCGCCCGGGTGCTGGACAGGTTCACCTGGGCCCGCGCGGCCCAGGGCACGGCGGAGCTGTACCGCGCGGCCATCGCCGCCCGCCCGGCGCCCCGCGGGGCCGCCAGGTGA
- a CDS encoding class I SAM-dependent methyltransferase — translation MLTVDFTRFPLAPGDRVLDLGCGAGRHAFECYRRGAQVVALDRNGEEIREVAKWFAAMKEAGEAPAGATATAMEGDALNLPFPDASFDVVIISEVMEHIPDDKGVLAEMVRVLKPGGRIAVTVPRYGPEKVCWALSDAYHEVEGGHIRIYKAHELLGKIREAGLRPYGTHHAHALHSPYWWLKCAFGVDNDKALPVRAYHKLLVWDIMKKPLATRLAERALNPVLGKSFVVYATKPHLPAGAAQ, via the coding sequence GTGCTGACCGTCGACTTCACCCGCTTCCCGCTCGCCCCCGGCGACCGTGTGCTCGACCTGGGCTGCGGAGCGGGACGGCACGCCTTCGAGTGCTACCGGCGCGGCGCGCAGGTCGTCGCCCTGGACCGGAACGGCGAGGAGATCCGCGAGGTCGCCAAGTGGTTCGCCGCCATGAAGGAGGCCGGCGAGGCCCCGGCCGGCGCGACCGCCACGGCCATGGAGGGCGACGCCCTCAACCTGCCCTTCCCCGACGCGTCCTTCGATGTCGTCATCATCTCCGAGGTGATGGAGCACATCCCGGACGACAAGGGCGTCCTCGCCGAGATGGTCCGCGTCCTCAAGCCCGGCGGCCGCATCGCCGTCACCGTCCCCCGCTACGGCCCCGAGAAGGTCTGCTGGGCGCTCTCCGACGCCTACCACGAGGTCGAGGGCGGCCACATCCGCATCTACAAGGCCCACGAACTGCTCGGGAAGATCCGCGAGGCGGGCCTGCGCCCGTACGGCACCCACCACGCGCACGCCCTGCACTCCCCGTACTGGTGGCTCAAGTGCGCCTTCGGCGTGGACAACGACAAGGCGCTGCCCGTCCGCGCGTACCACAAGCTCCTCGTCTGGGACATCATGAAGAAGCCCCTGGCGACCCGGCTCGCCGAGCGGGCCCTCAACCCGGTCCTGGGCAAGAGCTTCGTCGTCTACGCGACGAAGCCGCACCTTCCGGCGGGCGCCGCGCAGTGA
- a CDS encoding prenyltransferase: MTSPERTELLTLPGVLTAEQAARTVAGILAVQRDSGAIPWFRGHHLDPWDHTEAAMALDVAGEHTAAARAYEWLARHQNADGSWYAAYHDGEADRPTDLGRETNFCAYVAVGVWHHYLATGDDAFLDRMWPVVHAAIEFVLRLQQPGGQIGWKREADGTPVTDALLTGSSSVHQALRCALAIAEAREEPQPDWELATGALAHAVAHHPERFLDKSRYSMDWYYPVLGGAVTGAAAKERIESRWDEFVVPGLGVRCVVPNPWVTGGESCELALTLWAMGESDRALEILQSIGHLRAEGGMYWTGYVFEGEGDTGPAVWPEELTTWTAGSLLLAVAALGGDEATTAVFGAEHLPKGLLPDCC, encoded by the coding sequence GTGACGTCGCCCGAGCGCACCGAACTCCTCACCCTGCCCGGCGTCCTGACCGCCGAGCAGGCCGCCCGCACCGTCGCCGGCATCCTCGCCGTCCAGCGCGACAGCGGAGCCATCCCGTGGTTCCGCGGCCACCACCTGGACCCGTGGGACCACACCGAGGCCGCCATGGCCCTGGACGTGGCCGGCGAGCACACCGCGGCCGCCCGCGCCTACGAGTGGCTGGCCCGCCACCAGAACGCCGACGGCTCCTGGTACGCCGCCTACCACGACGGGGAGGCCGACCGGCCGACCGACCTCGGCCGCGAGACCAACTTCTGCGCGTACGTCGCGGTCGGCGTCTGGCACCACTACCTCGCCACCGGCGACGACGCGTTCCTCGACCGCATGTGGCCCGTCGTCCACGCGGCGATCGAGTTCGTGCTGCGCCTCCAGCAGCCCGGCGGCCAGATCGGCTGGAAGCGCGAGGCCGACGGCACCCCGGTGACGGACGCCCTGCTGACCGGCAGCTCCTCCGTCCACCAGGCGCTGCGCTGCGCCCTCGCCATCGCCGAGGCCCGCGAGGAGCCGCAGCCCGACTGGGAGCTGGCCACGGGCGCCCTGGCCCACGCCGTCGCCCACCACCCGGAACGCTTCCTCGACAAGAGCCGCTACTCGATGGACTGGTACTACCCGGTCCTCGGCGGCGCGGTCACGGGCGCGGCCGCCAAGGAGCGCATCGAGAGCCGCTGGGACGAGTTCGTGGTCCCGGGCCTGGGCGTGCGCTGCGTCGTCCCCAACCCGTGGGTCACGGGCGGCGAGAGCTGCGAACTCGCCCTCACGCTCTGGGCCATGGGCGAGTCCGACCGCGCCCTGGAGATCCTCCAGTCCATCGGCCACCTGCGCGCCGAGGGCGGCATGTACTGGACGGGCTACGTCTTCGAGGGCGAGGGCGACACCGGCCCGGCCGTCTGGCCCGAGGAACTGACCACCTGGACGGCCGGCTCCCTGCTCCTGGCGGTCGCCGCCCTGGGCGGCGACGAGGCGACAACGGCGGTCTTCGGGGCCGAACACCTCCCGAAGGGCCTGCTGCCGGACTGCTGCTGA
- a CDS encoding LLM class F420-dependent oxidoreductase: protein MRLGLALGYWGRRPDPAHLALAREAERLGYDSVWTAESWGSDAFTPLTWIAAHTSRIRLGTAVAQMAARAPTATAMHALTLDHLSGGRVLLGLGLSGPQVVEGWYGRPFPRSPLTATREYVEVVRQVLRREAPVTLDGRFHPVPYTGPDGLGLGRALKPITHPLRPGLPVLLGAEGPKNVAQTVRIADGWLPLYWSPFRTELYEEALSGAPEGFVVAPLVRARLCDDVAEGLLPVKAMLGFYIGGMGHATRNFHAELMARMGYGEEAGRVRELFLAGRREEAVLAVPDAFADEISLVGPRGRIAERLELWRAGPVTDVLVTGPDPATLRVLAELNG, encoded by the coding sequence ATGCGGCTCGGGCTCGCACTCGGCTACTGGGGCCGCCGCCCCGACCCGGCCCACCTCGCCCTCGCCCGCGAGGCCGAACGGCTCGGGTACGACTCGGTGTGGACGGCGGAGTCATGGGGTTCCGACGCGTTCACGCCGCTGACGTGGATCGCCGCGCACACCTCCCGGATCCGCCTCGGCACCGCCGTCGCGCAGATGGCGGCGCGGGCGCCCACGGCCACCGCGATGCACGCGCTGACACTGGACCACCTGTCGGGCGGGCGCGTGCTGCTGGGCCTCGGCCTGTCCGGACCGCAGGTGGTGGAGGGCTGGTACGGGCGGCCCTTCCCGCGCTCCCCGCTCACCGCGACCCGCGAGTACGTGGAGGTGGTGCGCCAAGTCCTGCGCCGCGAGGCGCCCGTGACGCTCGACGGCCGCTTCCACCCCGTCCCGTACACGGGCCCGGACGGGCTGGGCCTCGGGCGGGCACTCAAGCCGATCACGCACCCGCTGCGCCCCGGCCTGCCGGTGCTGCTGGGCGCCGAGGGCCCCAAGAACGTCGCCCAGACCGTGCGGATCGCGGACGGCTGGCTGCCCCTGTACTGGTCGCCGTTCCGCACGGAGTTGTACGAGGAGGCTCTGTCCGGCGCCCCCGAGGGGTTCGTCGTCGCCCCGCTGGTGCGGGCCCGGCTGTGCGACGACGTCGCGGAGGGGCTGCTGCCCGTGAAGGCGATGCTCGGCTTCTACATCGGGGGCATGGGGCACGCGACCCGCAACTTCCACGCGGAGCTGATGGCGCGCATGGGGTACGGGGAGGAGGCCGGGCGGGTCCGGGAGCTGTTCCTCGCGGGGCGGCGCGAGGAGGCCGTGCTGGCCGTACCGGACGCCTTCGCGGACGAGATCTCGCTGGTCGGGCCGCGCGGGCGGATCGCCGAGCGGCTGGAGCTGTGGCGTGCCGGGCCGGTCACCGATGTGCTGGTCACCGGCCCGGACCCGGCGACGCTGCGGGTACTGGCGGAACTGAACGGCTGA